A single window of Acidimicrobiales bacterium DNA harbors:
- a CDS encoding MCE family protein, translated as MSTTYPSPAEPSQGTSTRRLSLEGFQESRTARAVLGLALAALVIGIVYAIVLAFTGHFTNVVSIDAELPTGSNAVTVGASVQYRNVTVGKVASEKEAANGTVAVRFEMYPSKMAQVPKGVQAEVAPLSIFGNQYVDLVPPAAIGAGHLEAGDFIPPYAGAPSTSLQGTVTQLYDLLHAVHPADLDTALTAFATALRGEGKNLGQALNDASDYFGAIEPHLPAVQSDLKLLDPVSGHLQAAAPDLLGFLSNSSVSAQTITNEQQQLNTVLTTGQSATQRFADILQQSQNALISLMNQSGPLLSDVTANPNELSLTLQGLGQWAAAWAAAESNGPYLSVNANLPITDISAGVNAALGYDNPASISAALGSAFNPATYSAANCPQYPGASNPYCGAGGSPAAAPVSGSSVSAASYHPSTASQTRPNQSTQQQTYSGPATPYLNELRAIDAIAAALNGGRPPASPALASMVLFPLLSSMSGSQ; from the coding sequence GTGAGCACCACCTACCCCTCCCCCGCCGAACCGTCTCAGGGCACCAGCACGCGCCGCCTGAGCCTCGAGGGCTTCCAGGAATCCCGCACCGCGAGGGCCGTGCTGGGGCTTGCACTGGCGGCGCTGGTAATCGGGATCGTGTACGCGATCGTCCTCGCGTTCACAGGTCATTTCACCAACGTGGTATCGATCGACGCGGAGCTGCCGACCGGGAGCAACGCGGTCACGGTCGGCGCATCGGTTCAGTACAGGAACGTCACCGTCGGGAAGGTCGCGAGCGAGAAAGAGGCCGCGAACGGGACAGTGGCTGTCCGCTTTGAGATGTACCCGTCGAAGATGGCGCAGGTGCCCAAGGGCGTTCAGGCAGAGGTCGCGCCCTTGTCGATCTTCGGCAACCAGTACGTCGACCTGGTGCCCCCTGCGGCAATCGGCGCCGGCCACCTCGAAGCCGGCGACTTCATCCCGCCGTACGCAGGCGCCCCGTCCACGTCGCTGCAGGGAACGGTCACCCAGCTCTACGACCTGCTGCACGCGGTTCACCCGGCAGATCTCGACACCGCTCTCACGGCGTTTGCTACGGCGTTGCGGGGAGAAGGGAAGAACCTCGGCCAGGCCCTGAACGACGCGTCCGACTACTTCGGTGCGATCGAGCCCCACCTGCCGGCCGTGCAGTCGGACCTGAAGTTGCTGGATCCGGTGAGCGGCCATCTCCAGGCGGCCGCGCCCGACCTGCTCGGGTTCCTCTCGAACTCGTCTGTCTCGGCTCAGACCATCACCAACGAGCAGCAGCAGCTGAACACCGTCCTCACCACGGGCCAGTCGGCGACCCAGCGATTCGCCGACATCCTCCAGCAGAGCCAGAACGCGCTGATCTCACTCATGAACCAGTCGGGGCCGCTGCTCTCGGACGTGACGGCCAACCCCAACGAGCTCTCGCTGACACTGCAGGGACTCGGCCAGTGGGCCGCCGCGTGGGCCGCGGCAGAATCCAACGGACCGTACCTGTCGGTGAACGCCAACCTCCCTATCACCGACATCAGCGCCGGCGTCAACGCCGCGCTCGGCTACGACAACCCCGCGTCCATCAGCGCCGCGCTCGGATCCGCGTTCAATCCCGCCACGTACTCGGCCGCAAACTGCCCCCAGTACCCAGGGGCCAGCAATCCCTACTGCGGCGCGGGAGGCAGCCCCGCCGCGGCGCCGGTCTCGGGATCCTCGGTATCCGCGGCTTCGTACCATCCGTCCACCGCATCGCAGACCCGCCCCAACCAGTCGACCCAGCAGCAGACGTATTCGGGGCCGGCAACGCCCTATCTCAACGAGCTTCGTGCCATCGACGCCATAGCGGCCGCCCTCAACGGAGGCCGCCCGCCGGCATCCCCGGCGCTCGCCTCCATGGTGCTGTTCCCGCTCCTCTCATCCATGTCGGGATCCCAGTGA
- a CDS encoding MCE family protein: MNRLHPRSLRGIRTAGVLAVVLAASSCGISLQSLPKIGGVSGPTYAVTATFANVVNLPANAQVRTGAFSVGYVSAIKVNDFKAVVTMRIKQKVKLPVGTTAAIHFDTPLGEDFVLLQPPQPAPSGAATLANGSHIPESETTTAPSVEDAFGALGALLNGGGIDQLQTIITQTNLALDGNQGKIRSLLESLNATVTSFAQNSPSIDNALTAIAALSKTLNDGSDTITNGIATIGPAVAVLGQENQNLAGMFTQLDRLSSAANNIIQASATGTVQTVKALQPLLNQLVSVQQQLGPALEAVDAFERNTPRITPGDYVQLAINATVDVPPVPSDALPLQKITVDPPESTQSYDRSAIAILIEGGLP; this comes from the coding sequence ATGAACCGCCTCCACCCACGTTCGTTGCGAGGTATACGCACGGCCGGTGTCCTCGCCGTGGTGCTGGCCGCGTCCTCGTGCGGCATCAGCTTGCAGTCACTCCCGAAGATCGGCGGTGTATCCGGCCCCACGTACGCGGTGACGGCGACGTTCGCCAACGTCGTCAACCTGCCGGCCAACGCGCAGGTACGGACCGGCGCGTTCTCCGTCGGCTACGTCTCCGCGATCAAGGTCAACGATTTCAAGGCTGTCGTGACGATGCGGATCAAGCAGAAGGTGAAGCTGCCCGTCGGCACCACCGCCGCGATCCACTTCGACACACCGCTGGGCGAGGACTTCGTGCTGCTTCAGCCTCCACAACCTGCCCCGTCGGGAGCCGCCACGCTGGCGAACGGCTCGCACATCCCCGAGTCCGAGACGACCACCGCACCGAGCGTCGAGGACGCGTTCGGGGCTCTCGGGGCTCTGCTCAACGGAGGTGGGATCGACCAGCTCCAGACGATCATCACCCAGACCAACCTCGCTCTGGACGGGAACCAGGGGAAGATCCGGTCGCTGCTCGAGTCGCTGAACGCGACGGTGACGTCTTTTGCCCAGAACTCGCCGTCGATCGACAACGCTTTGACCGCGATCGCGGCTCTGTCCAAGACACTCAACGACGGCAGCGACACCATTACCAACGGCATCGCGACGATCGGGCCGGCGGTGGCGGTGCTCGGGCAGGAGAACCAGAACCTCGCGGGTATGTTCACCCAGCTCGACCGGCTCAGCAGCGCCGCGAACAACATCATCCAGGCGAGCGCCACAGGCACCGTCCAGACCGTGAAAGCACTCCAGCCCCTGCTCAACCAGCTCGTGTCCGTGCAGCAGCAGCTCGGCCCGGCGCTGGAGGCCGTCGACGCGTTCGAGCGGAACACGCCGAGGATCACGCCCGGTGATTACGTGCAGCTCGCCATAAACGCCACCGTGGACGTGCCACCCGTGCCCTCGGACGCATTGCCTCTCCAGAAGATAACGGTCGACCCACCCGAGTCGACGCAGTCGTACGACCGGTCCGCCATCGCCATCCTGATCGAGGGGGGCTTGCCGTGA
- a CDS encoding MlaD family protein, with product MSNRFRADLIKLGVFVVVAVLITVSVVATLLDLKLGQPSTGYHAIFANASGLESGDTVRIAGVEVGKVNGVGLVGDKAKVDFTVASSNHLTTSSTASIQFENLLGQRYLQISAGAPGGSPLHSGATIPMAQTQPGLDLTTVFSGFQPLLAALDPKQVNDLTGSIIAVLQGESGSVANLVNQTAVLTDNLASRQSVIDQILDNLTPLLTSVNWQDSQLGNLIDGLDSLVNGLAGQRRQIGDAVTGLSNLTVNATNLLQNVQPTLDQDLSGLQSVTSELLANQPQLSAVIADLPALLNSLDKVTSSGNYLAVYICDLTLNVSGPISVKLSPTVPQSPPLTVPSGAIGDQSQKTSVCA from the coding sequence GTGAGCAACCGGTTCCGCGCCGATCTCATAAAGCTGGGCGTATTCGTAGTGGTGGCGGTGCTGATCACTGTCAGCGTCGTCGCCACCCTCCTCGATCTGAAGCTCGGGCAACCCAGCACCGGGTACCACGCCATCTTCGCGAACGCATCAGGCCTGGAGTCCGGCGACACGGTGCGCATCGCCGGTGTCGAGGTCGGCAAGGTCAACGGCGTCGGCCTCGTCGGGGACAAGGCGAAGGTCGATTTCACGGTGGCGTCGTCCAACCACCTGACCACCAGCAGCACCGCATCGATCCAGTTCGAGAACCTGCTCGGCCAGCGTTACCTGCAAATCAGCGCCGGCGCGCCGGGCGGCTCTCCGTTGCACTCCGGCGCCACGATCCCGATGGCGCAGACACAACCGGGGCTCGACCTCACCACCGTGTTCTCCGGTTTCCAGCCACTGCTAGCGGCGCTCGACCCCAAGCAGGTCAACGACTTGACCGGTTCGATCATCGCCGTGCTCCAGGGAGAGTCCGGTTCGGTCGCCAACCTCGTCAACCAGACCGCCGTGCTGACCGACAATCTCGCCTCCCGCCAATCGGTGATCGACCAGATCCTCGACAACCTCACCCCGTTGCTCACCAGCGTCAACTGGCAGGACTCGCAGTTGGGGAACCTCATCGACGGGCTCGACTCGCTGGTCAACGGCCTAGCCGGGCAGCGCCGGCAGATCGGCGACGCCGTAACCGGCCTCAGCAACCTGACCGTCAACGCGACCAACCTGCTCCAAAACGTCCAGCCGACCCTCGACCAGGACCTGAGCGGGCTGCAAAGCGTCACCTCCGAGCTCCTGGCCAACCAACCGCAGCTGAGCGCCGTGATCGCGGACTTGCCGGCGCTTCTCAACTCGCTCGACAAAGTCACGAGCTCCGGCAACTACCTCGCCGTGTACATCTGCGATCTCACCCTCAACGTGAGCGGCCCCATCAGCGTCAAGCTGTCCCCGACGGTCCCCCAGTCGCCGCCGCTCACGGTCCCCAGCGGCGCCATCGGGGACCAGTCCCAGAAGACGAGCGTGTGCGCATGA
- a CDS encoding AMP-binding protein, producing MPDPLKDLAQLARMLMRLPVETRAFATLVGAGMLGPERPDRLFAMYQALDRYGVMGAAVTAAAIRHGDRPALSDDLGSLTYDQMERRSNALANALRARGVGPGSGVGILCRNHRGIYDASYAVLKLGGRALYLNTDFSAPQAAEVCAREGVEALVYDEEFSDTVAKAKAPKGRFVAWTDDPSRCAGDGPTIESLITAGNPEPPSPPGVQGTVVILTSGTTGTPKGANRANPRSLVAPAAILSMIPFRSRESTFVASPVHHAWGLGISVLALGLGSTIVVRRRFDPETTIVALVEHRCSALTLVPVILNRLLMAAGERIASADLSSLRIIASSGAQLPASLARGAMDAFGEIVYNLYGSTEVAWATIATPEDLRAAPGCAGRAPLGTTVRLYDDAGRRVPAGTVGRIFVGSGMEFGGYTGGGTKEVIDGLMSTGDVGHFDENSRLWVDGRDDEMIVSGGENVFPREIEELLSAHEAIAEAAAVGVDDEEFGQRLKAFVVLRDGFELDEQAVKDHVRSNLARYKVPREVVFVDELPRNPSGKILKRELARP from the coding sequence GTGCCCGATCCCCTCAAAGACCTCGCCCAGCTGGCACGGATGCTCATGCGGCTCCCTGTCGAGACGCGGGCGTTCGCCACGCTCGTTGGCGCGGGGATGCTGGGGCCCGAGCGGCCGGACAGGCTCTTCGCGATGTACCAGGCACTGGATCGCTACGGCGTGATGGGTGCGGCGGTGACCGCCGCCGCGATCCGCCACGGGGACAGGCCGGCTCTGTCGGACGATCTGGGGTCGTTGACCTACGACCAGATGGAAAGGCGTTCCAACGCTCTCGCCAACGCCCTCAGAGCGCGCGGCGTGGGACCCGGGTCGGGCGTGGGCATCCTGTGCCGCAACCACAGAGGCATATACGACGCCAGCTACGCGGTGCTGAAACTCGGCGGGCGTGCCCTGTACCTCAACACCGATTTCTCCGCTCCGCAGGCGGCCGAGGTCTGCGCTCGCGAGGGAGTGGAGGCTCTCGTCTACGACGAGGAGTTCTCAGATACCGTCGCCAAGGCGAAGGCACCCAAGGGACGATTCGTCGCGTGGACCGACGACCCGTCGCGCTGCGCCGGCGACGGCCCGACGATCGAGTCGTTGATCACCGCCGGCAACCCCGAGCCGCCGTCGCCGCCGGGAGTCCAAGGCACCGTGGTGATACTCACCAGCGGGACCACGGGAACGCCGAAGGGTGCCAATAGGGCGAACCCGCGCTCTCTCGTAGCCCCGGCGGCCATCCTGTCGATGATCCCGTTCCGAAGCAGGGAATCGACCTTTGTCGCGTCCCCAGTCCACCACGCTTGGGGGCTCGGCATCTCGGTCCTCGCGTTGGGGTTGGGCTCGACGATCGTGGTCCGGCGTCGTTTCGACCCGGAGACGACGATCGTCGCTCTCGTGGAGCACCGTTGCAGCGCGCTGACCCTCGTCCCCGTGATTCTCAACCGGCTCCTCATGGCCGCGGGCGAGAGGATCGCTTCGGCCGATCTTTCATCCCTCCGGATAATCGCCTCGAGCGGAGCACAACTGCCGGCGTCGCTAGCCCGGGGCGCCATGGACGCCTTCGGAGAGATCGTCTACAACCTCTACGGGTCTACCGAGGTCGCGTGGGCCACCATCGCCACGCCGGAGGACCTCCGGGCCGCGCCGGGATGCGCTGGAAGGGCTCCGCTCGGGACCACCGTCCGCCTATACGACGACGCGGGGCGACGCGTCCCAGCCGGGACGGTCGGCCGCATCTTCGTCGGCAGCGGAATGGAGTTCGGCGGTTACACCGGCGGCGGGACCAAGGAGGTGATCGACGGCCTCATGTCGACAGGAGATGTCGGTCACTTCGACGAGAACAGCCGGTTGTGGGTAGACGGGCGGGACGACGAGATGATCGTCTCGGGCGGCGAGAACGTGTTCCCGCGAGAGATCGAGGAACTCCTCTCCGCCCACGAGGCCATCGCCGAAGCTGCCGCCGTGGGCGTCGACGACGAGGAATTCGGCCAGCGGCTCAAGGCTTTCGTAGTCCTCAGAGACGGTTTCGAACTCGACGAGCAGGCGGTCAAAGACCACGTCCGCTCCAATCTCGCCCGCTACAAGGTCCCACGGGAAGTCGTCTTCGTGGACGAGCTGCCCCGCAACCCTTCGGGCAAGATCCTCAAGCGGGAACTGGCGCGTCCCTGA
- a CDS encoding ABC transporter permease, translating to MTVVGRFDEEPEPGRLPSLEQRRPGWGEYATRGFRSAAEELERAALGGVRSFGALVALVLDTVIATVTAIVNRRFAWREFFEQAWFLVSVSLLPTLLIALPFGLVLVLEVGSLANNIGAPSFVGAVDAVGTVREAAPLIVAIVLAGAGGSAVCADLGARTIRDEIAAMQVMGLDEVERLVAPRMFAMVVVSVLLNGIVAMAGIISGYVADVTVLHGAAGGFLNSFTTFAQPQDIIESELKAVVFGVLASIVASYKGLSVKKGPSGVGEAVNQSVVVTGVALFVVNLILTEIFLVLVPPPFV from the coding sequence GTGACTGTCGTCGGCCGTTTCGACGAAGAACCGGAGCCCGGGCGGCTGCCCTCTCTCGAACAGAGGAGGCCCGGATGGGGCGAATACGCCACCCGCGGGTTCCGCAGCGCGGCGGAAGAGTTGGAGCGGGCGGCCCTGGGCGGTGTCAGGTCGTTTGGCGCCCTCGTCGCACTCGTTCTCGACACGGTGATCGCAACCGTCACTGCGATCGTCAACCGTCGCTTCGCGTGGCGCGAGTTCTTCGAGCAGGCGTGGTTCCTCGTTTCCGTGTCGTTGCTGCCGACGCTATTGATCGCGCTCCCGTTCGGTTTGGTTCTCGTGCTCGAGGTGGGGAGCCTCGCAAACAACATCGGTGCACCGTCGTTCGTCGGTGCCGTCGACGCGGTCGGGACCGTGCGCGAGGCAGCGCCTCTCATAGTTGCGATCGTCCTGGCAGGCGCCGGGGGATCGGCTGTCTGTGCGGACCTCGGCGCCAGGACCATCCGCGACGAGATCGCGGCCATGCAGGTGATGGGCCTCGACGAGGTCGAGCGCCTCGTCGCACCCCGCATGTTCGCCATGGTCGTCGTGTCCGTACTCCTCAACGGCATCGTCGCAATGGCCGGGATCATCTCTGGCTACGTCGCAGACGTGACCGTCCTGCACGGCGCCGCCGGCGGTTTCCTGAACTCCTTCACGACCTTCGCCCAACCCCAGGACATAATCGAGTCCGAACTCAAGGCTGTCGTGTTCGGCGTGCTCGCGTCGATCGTCGCCTCCTACAAGGGGCTCAGCGTCAAGAAGGGCCCGTCGGGCGTGGGCGAGGCCGTCAACCAATCCGTCGTGGTCACCGGAGTGGCGCTGTTCGTCGTGAACCTGATCCTGACCGAGATCTTCTTGGTCCTCGTCCCCCCGCCGTTCGTGTAA
- a CDS encoding MlaD family protein has translation MRKFREMNLYAIAAISAVVLVVAALLALNFSKLPLISNQHTYQADLASAVGLDKGNVVTIAGVRVGAVTGLALHGNAARVTFTVSGGPRLGVDTRLDVKILNPVGVEYLELTPGGAGQLHSPIPQSRTTIPGTLVSDLNELTTETQQTNLDQLVKSLGVLTQTFAANTPAETKAAIDGVARLSAVFAARQSEVANLISQADQLTSELNSHNAQLVDLLGQADLVLQVLNERKAAIDNLLSTTTGLTAQLDHLIVGDRSVLDPMLASLQAVSGFLAKDSSNLGDAIPLLAAFTRYSANVTGSGPFADFVAPTLVVPDNLIAQCSKLRTLDPQRGCRV, from the coding sequence ATGAGGAAGTTCCGGGAGATGAACCTCTACGCCATCGCGGCGATCTCGGCCGTCGTCCTCGTCGTCGCCGCCCTGCTGGCGCTCAACTTCTCCAAGCTCCCGCTGATCAGCAACCAGCACACCTACCAGGCGGACCTCGCCTCGGCCGTCGGGCTCGACAAGGGCAACGTGGTGACGATCGCCGGCGTGCGGGTCGGAGCCGTCACCGGTCTGGCACTGCACGGCAATGCCGCCCGGGTCACCTTCACCGTCAGCGGCGGGCCCCGGCTCGGAGTCGACACCAGGCTCGACGTGAAGATCCTCAATCCCGTCGGTGTCGAATACCTGGAGCTGACGCCTGGCGGCGCGGGACAGCTCCACTCGCCCATCCCGCAGAGCCGCACGACCATCCCGGGGACCCTGGTCAGCGACCTGAACGAGCTGACCACCGAGACCCAGCAGACCAACCTCGACCAGCTGGTGAAATCGCTCGGGGTACTGACGCAGACCTTCGCTGCTAACACACCGGCCGAGACCAAGGCCGCCATCGACGGCGTCGCGCGCCTCTCGGCCGTCTTCGCCGCTCGCCAAAGCGAGGTTGCCAACCTGATAAGCCAGGCCGACCAGCTGACGAGCGAGCTCAACTCGCACAACGCCCAGCTCGTCGACCTGCTCGGCCAGGCCGACCTTGTCCTGCAGGTCCTCAACGAGCGCAAGGCGGCCATCGACAACCTGCTCTCCACTACGACGGGACTGACCGCTCAGCTCGATCACCTCATCGTGGGCGACCGGTCCGTGCTCGACCCGATGCTCGCGAGCCTGCAGGCCGTCTCGGGCTTCCTCGCCAAGGACAGCTCCAACCTCGGCGACGCGATCCCCCTGCTCGCAGCATTCACTCGTTACAGCGCCAACGTCACCGGATCGGGGCCGTTCGCGGACTTCGTCGCCCCCACCCTGGTCGTACCGGACAACCTGATCGCCCAGTGCTCCAAGCTCCGCACCCTCGACCCTCAGCGCGGGTGCAGGGTATGA
- a CDS encoding MCE family protein, with protein MSRAILGRIAALLVVTVVGLYYILFDAIGLKITNQPFTIHAVLPAAGGIYSDASVTYRGVEVGKVTAVHLYPGRVVVDMAIRNGEKIPQNVDANVKELTAAAEQYMDLVPAPGPSLTADTTTSDGPYLTRGYTIPQDRTSIPVSIGTLLATVNSLVSSLNPSDLNTLSHALAQGLQGAGDDLRSIIVDGSTLLEALQSATPGTISLIDDGNTVLNTFNQTAGDFADFSHNLNLLSAQVAQSNTDLIKLLQNGAAVSNTANQQLQQYAQPTIGLLADLGDLSNLSFQREPAFRALFQVLPLFATDIASTSTNGQIRFELTFNYNHTVCPYTSTMAEPNSLVAVADLTLNCGVQAPDLLQRGADKAPAPQG; from the coding sequence GTGAGCAGAGCCATCCTCGGCCGGATCGCCGCACTGCTGGTCGTCACCGTGGTGGGTCTCTATTACATCCTCTTCGACGCGATCGGCCTCAAGATCACGAACCAGCCCTTCACCATCCACGCTGTGCTGCCCGCAGCCGGAGGCATCTACTCCGATGCTTCGGTCACCTACCGCGGGGTCGAGGTGGGCAAGGTCACCGCCGTGCACCTGTACCCGGGCCGGGTCGTCGTCGACATGGCAATCCGCAACGGGGAGAAGATCCCGCAGAACGTGGATGCCAATGTCAAGGAGCTGACCGCTGCGGCGGAGCAGTACATGGACCTCGTCCCTGCGCCGGGCCCGTCGTTGACGGCCGACACCACCACCTCAGACGGCCCCTACCTCACTCGCGGCTACACCATCCCCCAGGACCGCACGAGCATCCCGGTCTCGATCGGGACCCTCCTCGCCACGGTCAACTCGCTGGTGAGCAGCCTCAACCCGTCCGATCTCAACACCCTCAGCCACGCGCTCGCGCAAGGCCTGCAGGGCGCCGGCGACGACCTGCGCTCGATCATCGTGGACGGCTCGACTCTCCTGGAGGCTCTCCAGTCAGCCACGCCTGGGACGATCAGCCTCATCGACGACGGCAACACCGTCCTCAACACCTTCAACCAGACGGCCGGCGACTTCGCCGACTTCTCCCACAACCTCAACCTGCTGTCGGCCCAGGTCGCCCAGTCCAACACCGACCTGATCAAGCTGCTGCAGAACGGGGCGGCTGTGAGCAACACGGCCAACCAGCAGCTCCAGCAGTACGCGCAGCCGACCATCGGGCTGCTCGCCGACCTCGGTGACCTGAGCAACCTCAGCTTCCAGCGCGAGCCGGCGTTCAGGGCGCTGTTCCAGGTCCTGCCGCTGTTCGCGACCGACATCGCATCAACCTCTACAAACGGCCAGATCCGCTTCGAACTGACCTTCAACTACAACCACACCGTCTGCCCTTACACGTCGACGATGGCGGAGCCCAACAGCCTTGTGGCTGTGGCGGACCTGACGCTCAACTGCGGCGTCCAGGCACCGGACCTCCTCCAGCGCGGCGCCGACAAGGCACCAGCACCCCAGGGATAG
- a CDS encoding ABC transporter permease, producing MAAPVTALKATGRRTIRVGNAAVAQFAVLGEMMLFCLRALADVPLVLRRYRKEYLRLLGEVTFGSRILAIVASTVVVAALLSAVVGVQLALEGYQGLQIIGLAPLAGYLSAFANTRELTPLLTAFGLAAQMGCRFTSELGAMRVTDEIDALEVMSVPSLAYLVTTRMLAALTVAVPLYLAALAGAYLATQLTIVAVAQQGSGTYLHYFHEFLTARDIGLSVLKVVVFAILITSIHCYYGYNTKGGPEGVGKAAGRAIRASVVSIAVSDMLMTVLFWGTSSAIKISS from the coding sequence ATGGCAGCCCCCGTCACCGCTCTCAAGGCCACCGGCCGGCGCACCATCCGGGTGGGCAATGCTGCCGTCGCGCAGTTCGCCGTGTTGGGCGAGATGATGCTGTTCTGCCTCCGAGCGCTCGCGGACGTGCCGCTCGTCCTCCGGCGGTACCGCAAGGAGTACCTGCGGCTGCTCGGCGAGGTGACCTTCGGCAGCAGGATCCTCGCGATCGTCGCGAGCACGGTCGTGGTCGCGGCGCTTCTATCCGCTGTCGTCGGGGTCCAGCTCGCTCTCGAGGGATATCAGGGTCTGCAGATCATCGGGCTCGCCCCGCTCGCCGGGTACCTATCCGCGTTCGCGAACACAAGAGAGCTGACCCCACTCTTGACGGCGTTCGGCCTCGCCGCCCAGATGGGCTGCCGCTTCACCTCCGAGCTCGGCGCGATGCGGGTCACCGACGAGATCGACGCGCTGGAGGTGATGAGCGTCCCGTCTCTTGCCTACCTGGTGACGACCCGGATGCTCGCGGCGCTCACCGTCGCGGTACCCCTCTACCTGGCCGCCCTCGCCGGCGCCTACCTCGCGACCCAACTGACAATCGTCGCAGTCGCGCAGCAGGGTTCCGGCACCTACCTCCATTACTTCCACGAGTTCCTGACAGCGCGGGATATCGGGCTGTCGGTCCTGAAGGTCGTGGTGTTCGCGATCCTCATCACTTCCATCCACTGCTACTACGGATACAACACCAAGGGAGGCCCGGAAGGAGTCGGGAAGGCCGCTGGTCGAGCCATCCGCGCCAGCGTTGTATCGATCGCCGTCAGCGACATGCTGATGACGGTGCTCTTCTGGGGTACCTCGAGTGCCATCAAGATCTCGTCGTGA
- a CDS encoding MCE family protein produces the protein MRTPTQRMIPWLAASVAVLIVAGLLGAVASSGGSTRTITAQFAEAPGIYPGNHVDILGIPVGSVTSIKPGPDYVLVKMSVRSDVKIPAGAGAVIMAPTVVADRFVQLLPAYQGGPTMASGTVIPVNRTAIPQSVDLVVQALTRLADQLGPNGANKNGALSQLLHQMAVQFGNDGPDFNAAVVNFSQALHGFAQNAPQVAGVLNNLGSLSHALATHASTYQSFAADLASVSSILAGDRTDISAVLTALQQLFANLNSFLQADGSKLGNSISNLRTFAGALVSQQAALAKVFDLSPLSLQNLDNAIDKNAPGGPALRGRYDAVGSTQQLFNQVCGNAALRFLVILATGTQTNPLTVATPVDTLCGIGNAINALTPPPGASAGPNLSLQALAG, from the coding sequence ATGAGGACCCCGACCCAGCGGATGATCCCCTGGCTCGCCGCTTCGGTGGCGGTGCTCATAGTCGCCGGGCTACTCGGTGCGGTGGCCTCCAGCGGGGGGTCGACCCGGACGATCACCGCCCAGTTCGCCGAGGCGCCCGGCATCTACCCCGGCAACCACGTTGACATCCTCGGGATACCGGTCGGATCTGTGACGAGCATCAAGCCCGGCCCTGACTACGTGCTGGTGAAGATGAGCGTGCGCTCAGACGTGAAGATCCCTGCCGGTGCCGGAGCGGTGATCATGGCTCCCACCGTCGTGGCGGACCGCTTCGTGCAGCTGCTGCCTGCCTACCAGGGCGGCCCCACCATGGCGTCGGGGACAGTCATACCTGTAAACCGCACCGCCATCCCGCAGTCCGTGGATCTCGTCGTCCAGGCGCTCACACGGCTGGCCGACCAACTCGGGCCGAACGGCGCCAACAAGAACGGGGCTCTGTCACAACTTCTCCACCAGATGGCCGTGCAGTTCGGCAACGACGGACCGGACTTCAACGCCGCCGTGGTCAACTTCAGCCAGGCGCTTCACGGTTTCGCCCAGAACGCCCCACAAGTAGCCGGCGTGCTGAACAACCTCGGCAGCCTGAGCCACGCCCTTGCCACGCACGCTTCGACCTACCAATCATTCGCGGCCGACCTGGCGTCGGTCAGCAGCATCCTCGCCGGCGACCGCACTGACATTTCCGCCGTGCTCACCGCCTTGCAACAGCTGTTCGCCAACCTGAACTCGTTTCTCCAGGCCGACGGCTCGAAGCTCGGGAACAGCATCTCCAACCTGAGGACATTCGCCGGCGCGCTCGTGTCGCAGCAGGCCGCCCTGGCGAAAGTGTTCGACCTCTCGCCCCTGTCGCTGCAGAACCTCGACAACGCCATCGACAAGAACGCCCCCGGCGGTCCAGCACTGCGCGGCCGCTACGATGCCGTCGGCTCGACCCAGCAGCTGTTCAACCAGGTGTGCGGCAACGCCGCGCTTCGCTTCCTCGTCATCCTCGCCACCGGCACCCAGACGAACCCCCTGACGGTTGCCACGCCAGTGGACACCCTGTGCGGCATCGGCAACGCGATCAACGCCCTGACACCCCCGCCGGGCGCTTCGGCCGGACCCAACCTCTCGCTGCAGGCTCTGGCAGGATGA